From a region of the Candidatus Margulisiibacteriota bacterium genome:
- a CDS encoding pitrilysin family protein, translating into MYKKTTLKSGLRIVTIPEKDTETATVLVLVKTGSKYEKKEVGGISHFLEHMLFKGTTNHKTAMEVIEPIDAIGGITNAFTGEEYTGYWAKVNNQYTDFAIDWVSDIYLNSIISAKEIEKERGTIKEEFNMYLDTPMRYICEVWKDLLFGDQPAGRDVIGTKKTILSISRKQILDYMHSQYKATNTVVCVAGKIKE; encoded by the coding sequence ATGTATAAAAAAACTACTTTAAAATCAGGATTAAGAATTGTCACAATCCCTGAGAAAGATACGGAAACAGCTACTGTTTTAGTTTTAGTTAAAACCGGTTCTAAGTATGAAAAAAAAGAAGTGGGAGGAATTTCTCATTTTCTAGAACATATGCTTTTTAAAGGAACCACAAATCATAAAACAGCGATGGAAGTTATTGAGCCGATAGACGCTATCGGAGGAATAACAAATGCTTTTACAGGAGAAGAATATACTGGATATTGGGCTAAGGTTAATAATCAATATACGGATTTTGCTATTGATTGGGTTTCTGATATTTATTTAAATTCAATAATTTCTGCTAAAGAAATAGAAAAAGAAAGAGGAACTATCAAAGAGGAGTTTAATATGTATTTAGATACTCCAATGAGATATATTTGTGAGGTCTGGAAAGATTTATTATTTGGTGATCAACCAGCAGGAAGAGATGTTATTGGAACTAAAAAAACTATTCTATCAATTAGCCGAAAGCAAATTTTAGATTATATGCATTCTCAATACAAAGCTACAAATACAGTAGTTTGTGTGGCTGGAAAAATAAAGGAAG